From one Euwallacea fornicatus isolate EFF26 chromosome 4, ASM4011564v1, whole genome shotgun sequence genomic stretch:
- the LOC136338938 gene encoding SET domain-containing protein SmydA-8-like isoform X2 yields the protein MPESEGRCEVCKEACTQKCSQCKSVYYCSSEHQRENWKDHKADCLPYEVCSSPKLGRFLVANRDLKPGDAILVDTPLVFGPKPYKTDEGPFSCVGCSKVLLAITCLCPQCGWPACSVECDGLTCPQIHGLECQILKLRPRRPDESEYEYFRFDILIVLRALFLQKTNKKKWEMLLNLEDHLDDRGPESKVFKAVRDKVTYIHDNYIVALKEYESESGESILPHVSTDIMHKIYATLDVNATEINDLFDAFVLYPIASLLEHDCTPNTCQTIDEKHGFKITFRAAMPIMKGEHITTTYTNILWGTQERRKHLKETKYFTCSCKRCADPTEFETYFSALICLGTEDDSCKGIQLPTNPLDDNTFWICNKCGIKLPNKEVGNFVEHLSKEVSKETEKKPNMEELEEFLGKLEVFLHPNHHLVYAIKHTLVQSYRIEDEIEISNKFLDDKLKLCQELIDTTRKIDPGNARLALYLTVLLNEQFLARFKSLARNFSSEDKDSYSTKIEEVLTIVAEAKDSLKYERQSETGEKLLQAVEANEMRFKKWLEENVSARTEL from the exons ATGCCCGAATCTGAGGGTCGGTGCGAAGTATGCAAAGAAGCATGTACGCAGAAATGCTCTCAATGCAAATCCGTGTATTATTGCAGTTCGGAGCATCAAAGGGAAAACTGGAAGGACCATAAGGCCGACTGTCTTCCGTACGAG GTTTGCAGTAGCCCAAAACTTGGCAGATTTTTGGTTGCCAATAGGGACTTAAAGCCGGGCGATGCAATTCTCGTGGACACGCCGCTAGTCTTCGGACCTAAGCCTTACAAAACTGACGAAGGGCCTTTTTCCTGTGTGGGGTGCAGCAA AGTTTTATTGGCGATAACTTGCCTCTGCCCACAATGCGGCTGGCCGGCTTGCAGTGTGGAGTGCGACGGTCTTACATGTCCCCAAATACATGGGCTAGAATgccagattttgaagctcagacCTCGCAGACCAGACGAGTCAGAATATGAATATTTCAG GTTCGACATTCTGATAGTTTTAAGAGCGCTTTTCCTACAAAAaactaacaagaaaaaatgggaaatgcTCTTGAATCTTGAGGATCATTTAGATGATAGGGGGCCCGAgagtaaagtttttaa GGCAGTGAGGGACAAAGTGACTTATATCCATGATAACTACATAGTGGCTTTGAAAGAATACGAGTCTGAATCGGGCGAGTCTATTTTGCCCCATGTTTCAACTGATATTATGCACAAAATTTATGCAACTTTGGACGTAAATGCCACAGAAATTAACGATCTCTTTGACGCGTTCGTGCTCTATCCCATAGCTAGTTTATTGGAACATGATTGCACTCCAAATACTTGTCAAACCATTGACGAAAAACATGGTTTTAAGATAACTTTTAG AGCGGCAATGCCGATAATGAAAGGAGAACACATCACAACTACgtatacaaatattttatggggGACTCAAGAAAGAAGGAAGCAccttaaagaaacaaaatatttcacttGCTCTTGTAAAAGGTGTGCGGATCCCACTGAATTTGAGACATACTTCAG TGCGCTAATTTGCCTAGGAACGGAAGATGACTCCTGCAAAGGAATCCAACTGCCCACAAATCCACTGGACGATAACACTTTTTGGATCTGTAACAAATGTGGCATTAAACTGCCCAATAAAGAAGTCGGAAATTTCGTGGAACATCTCAGCAAAGAAGTAAGCAAGGAAACTGAAAAGAAACCCAACATGGAAGAGTTGGAAGAGTTCCTGGGCAAACTGGAAGTTTTTCTGCATCCCAATCACCATCTCGTTTACGCCATAAAACACACTTTGGTTCAATCATACAGGATCGAGGATGAAATAGAAATCTCGAATAAATTTCTAGATGATAAGTTGAAATTATGCCAAGAGTTGATCGATacaacaagaaaaattgacCCTGGCAACGCCAG GCTCGCTCTATATTTGACTGTTCTTTTAAACGAGCAGTTTCTTGCTAGGTTCAAATCACTAGCAAGAAACTTTAGTTCAGAAGACAAAGATTCGTATTCAACTAAGATAGAAGAAGTCTTGACTATAGTAGCTGAGGCCAAGGATTCATTGAAATACGAACGGCAGTCTGAGACTGGAGAGAAACTGCTTCAAGCCGTGGAAGCTAATGAAATGCGGTTTAAGAAATGGCTAGAAGAGAACGTTTCCGCCCGTACAGAATtg TGA
- the LOC136338939 gene encoding uncharacterized protein isoform X2 translates to MESHRVELYIYDLSMGLAAQWSSVLTGTTIAGIWHTSIMVYGREYFFGSHGIESCNPGKTALGAPKETKYLGETQVPYSVFIDYIAGLAHSTFSAKSYDLFEHNCNNFSEEIAHFLCDRSIPQYILDLPNEVLNLNLGVAIKALVEQLESSARPIEEEQQRFSRENSPDLSREIEETRYNNFLAEQRRKTLKEKLAKRERKRDRKRKKILASGGIVPEELEEVTMADTESSLNGTTDASPSDQVLAMEEEERKAEEEKKKSRDPPVVYKDFVDVKEEFDSLLGLIDGKLTAEEKKSTEELQQYMMGDEGSWALGEGFLEFISRLLNDKQFSVEVRVKILNILAVAGLKDDIILLLHSDRKDHVLMNYAYDIDRLSKEEQEALSLFVANLFESLSSSEWLLYISEWPFNNQQISNIRVTTKVAVHCLLSDNPQLQDRGSAIIYNLASKEVFDDLAVEITMAILQFFNQKPSEEQLFRCMKALARFTEVSRQEVPQLIQMIGPDPSTFKGTSERIDVFIEKISPKIR, encoded by the exons ATGGAATCCCATAGAGTCGAGCTTTATATTTACGACCTATCAATGGGACTGGCAGCTCAGTGGTCCTCAGTTCTCACAG GGACAACAATTGCTGGGATATGGCACACGTCCATAATGGTGTATGGCAGAGAGTATTTCTTTGGGTCTCATGGAATAGAAAGTTGCAATCCG GGAAAAACAGCACTGGGAGCTCCCAAGGAGACCAAATATTTAGGAGAAACCCAGGTACCTTATTCAGTTTTTATCGACTATATTGCAGGACTTGCACATTCAACATTTAG TGCTAAATCGTATGACCTTTTCGAGCACAACTGCAACAATTTCTCCGAAGAAATAGCTCATTTTCTCTGCGACAGAAGTATTCCCCAATACATCCTCGATTTACCAAACgaagttctaaatttaaatctcGGTGTGGCGATCAAGGCTCTCGTCGAACAACTTGAGAGCAGCGCTAGACCTATTGAGGAGGAGCAACAGAGATTTTCCAGAGAAAATTCACCGGATCTTTCGAGGGAGATTGAGGAGACAAG GTACAATAATTTTCTCGCGGAACAACGTAGAAAGACCTTGAAGGAAAAATTAGCGAAAAGGGAACGGAAGAGGGATAGAAAACGTAAGAAGATTTTGGCGTCTGGCGGCATTGTACCCGAGGAACTAGAA GAAGTAACAATGGCTGATACAGAATCATCGCTTAATGGGACTACTGATGCTTCGCCTTCTGATCAAGTGTTGGCCATGGAAGAAGAAGAGAGAAAAGCAGAAGAGGAGAAGAAGAAATCCCGAGATCCTCCAGTTGTATATAAAGACTTTGTAGAT GTAAAGGAAGAATTCGATTCTTTATTGGGACTTATTGATGGTAAATTGACGGCTGAAGAGAAGAAATCGACCGAAGAGCTTCAGCAATATATGATGGGAGACGAGGGTAGTTGGGCATTAGGCGAAGGATTCCTTGAATTTATAA gTAGGTTATTGAATGATAAACAATTCTCCGTTGAAGTGAGGGTTAAAATACTCAACATATTGGCAGTGGCTGGGCTCAAAGACGACATAATCCTTCTTCTCCATTCCGATAGGAAAGATCACGTATTAATGAATTATGCCTACGATATCGATAGACTTAGTAAGGAGGAACAAGAAGCCCTATCTTTGTTT GTGGCTAATTTGTTCGAGAGCTTGAGCTCTTCTGAATGGCTGCTTTACATTTCCGAATGGCCGTTCAATAATCAACAAATCAGTAATATTCGGGTAACGACTAAAGTGGCCGTCCATTGCCTGCTTTCGGACAATCCACAGCTACAAGACCGAGGTTCGGCAATAATTTACAACCTGGCTTCCAAGGAG gtgTTTGACGATTTAGCCGTCGAAATTACAATGGCGATTCTCCAATTTTTCAACCAGAAGCCTTCGGAAGAACAATTGTTCCGATGTATGAAGGCATTGGCGAGGTTTACTGAAGTATCCAGACAAGAAGTTCCTCAACTCATTCAAATGATTGGGCCCGATCCAAGCACCTTTAAAGGAACAAGCGAAAGGATCgatgtttttattgaaaaaattagtccTAAGATTCGTTGA
- the LOC136338939 gene encoding uncharacterized protein isoform X1, with protein sequence MESHRVELYIYDLSMGLAAQWSSVLTGTTIAGIWHTSIMVYGREYFFGSHGIESCNPGKTALGAPKETKYLGETQVPYSVFIDYIAGLAHSTFSAKSYDLFEHNCNNFSEEIAHFLCDRSIPQYILDLPNEVLNLNLGVAIKALVEQLESSARPIEEEQQRFSRENSPDLSREIEETRYNNFLAEQRRKTLKEKLAKRERKRDRKRKKILASGGIVPEELEEVTMADTESSLNGTTDASPSDQVLAMEEEERKAEEEKKKSRDPPVVYKDFVDVKEEFDSLLGLIDGKLTAEEKKSTEELQQYMMGDEGSWALGEGFLEFISRLLNDKQFSVEVRVKILNILAVAGLKDDIILLLHSDRKDHVLMNYAYDIDRLSKEEQEALSLFVANLFESLSSSEWLLYISEWPFNNQQISNIRVTTKVAVHCLLSDNPQLQDRGSAIIYNLASKEVKTVVFDDLAVEITMAILQFFNQKPSEEQLFRCMKALARFTEVSRQEVPQLIQMIGPDPSTFKGTSERIDVFIEKISPKIR encoded by the exons ATGGAATCCCATAGAGTCGAGCTTTATATTTACGACCTATCAATGGGACTGGCAGCTCAGTGGTCCTCAGTTCTCACAG GGACAACAATTGCTGGGATATGGCACACGTCCATAATGGTGTATGGCAGAGAGTATTTCTTTGGGTCTCATGGAATAGAAAGTTGCAATCCG GGAAAAACAGCACTGGGAGCTCCCAAGGAGACCAAATATTTAGGAGAAACCCAGGTACCTTATTCAGTTTTTATCGACTATATTGCAGGACTTGCACATTCAACATTTAG TGCTAAATCGTATGACCTTTTCGAGCACAACTGCAACAATTTCTCCGAAGAAATAGCTCATTTTCTCTGCGACAGAAGTATTCCCCAATACATCCTCGATTTACCAAACgaagttctaaatttaaatctcGGTGTGGCGATCAAGGCTCTCGTCGAACAACTTGAGAGCAGCGCTAGACCTATTGAGGAGGAGCAACAGAGATTTTCCAGAGAAAATTCACCGGATCTTTCGAGGGAGATTGAGGAGACAAG GTACAATAATTTTCTCGCGGAACAACGTAGAAAGACCTTGAAGGAAAAATTAGCGAAAAGGGAACGGAAGAGGGATAGAAAACGTAAGAAGATTTTGGCGTCTGGCGGCATTGTACCCGAGGAACTAGAA GAAGTAACAATGGCTGATACAGAATCATCGCTTAATGGGACTACTGATGCTTCGCCTTCTGATCAAGTGTTGGCCATGGAAGAAGAAGAGAGAAAAGCAGAAGAGGAGAAGAAGAAATCCCGAGATCCTCCAGTTGTATATAAAGACTTTGTAGAT GTAAAGGAAGAATTCGATTCTTTATTGGGACTTATTGATGGTAAATTGACGGCTGAAGAGAAGAAATCGACCGAAGAGCTTCAGCAATATATGATGGGAGACGAGGGTAGTTGGGCATTAGGCGAAGGATTCCTTGAATTTATAA gTAGGTTATTGAATGATAAACAATTCTCCGTTGAAGTGAGGGTTAAAATACTCAACATATTGGCAGTGGCTGGGCTCAAAGACGACATAATCCTTCTTCTCCATTCCGATAGGAAAGATCACGTATTAATGAATTATGCCTACGATATCGATAGACTTAGTAAGGAGGAACAAGAAGCCCTATCTTTGTTT GTGGCTAATTTGTTCGAGAGCTTGAGCTCTTCTGAATGGCTGCTTTACATTTCCGAATGGCCGTTCAATAATCAACAAATCAGTAATATTCGGGTAACGACTAAAGTGGCCGTCCATTGCCTGCTTTCGGACAATCCACAGCTACAAGACCGAGGTTCGGCAATAATTTACAACCTGGCTTCCAAGGAGGTAAAAACTGTG gtgTTTGACGATTTAGCCGTCGAAATTACAATGGCGATTCTCCAATTTTTCAACCAGAAGCCTTCGGAAGAACAATTGTTCCGATGTATGAAGGCATTGGCGAGGTTTACTGAAGTATCCAGACAAGAAGTTCCTCAACTCATTCAAATGATTGGGCCCGATCCAAGCACCTTTAAAGGAACAAGCGAAAGGATCgatgtttttattgaaaaaattagtccTAAGATTCGTTGA
- the LOC136338938 gene encoding SET domain-containing protein SmydA-8-like isoform X1, producing the protein MPESEGRCEVCKEACTQKCSQCKSVYYCSSEHQRENWKDHKADCLPYEVCSSPKLGRFLVANRDLKPGDAILVDTPLVFGPKPYKTDEGPFSCVGCSKVLLAITCLCPQCGWPACSVECDGLTCPQIHGLECQILKLRPRRPDESEYEYFRFDILIVLRALFLQKTNKKKWEMLLNLEDHLDDRGPESKVFKAVRDKVTYIHDNYIVALKEYESESGESILPHVSTDIMHKIYATLDVNATEINDLFDAFVLYPIASLLEHDCTPNTCQTIDEKHGFKITFRAAMPIMKGEHITTTYTNILWGTQERRKHLKETKYFTCSCKRCADPTEFETYFSALICLGTEDDSCKGIQLPTNPLDDNTFWICNKCGIKLPNKEVGNFVEHLSKEVSKETEKKPNMEELEEFLGKLEVFLHPNHHLVYAIKHTLVQSYRIEDEIEISNKFLDDKLKLCQELIDTTRKIDPGNARLALYLTVLLNEQFLARFKSLARNFSSEDKDSYSTKIEEVLTIVAEAKDSLKYERQSETGEKLLQAVEANEMRFKKWLEENVSARTELVK; encoded by the exons ATGCCCGAATCTGAGGGTCGGTGCGAAGTATGCAAAGAAGCATGTACGCAGAAATGCTCTCAATGCAAATCCGTGTATTATTGCAGTTCGGAGCATCAAAGGGAAAACTGGAAGGACCATAAGGCCGACTGTCTTCCGTACGAG GTTTGCAGTAGCCCAAAACTTGGCAGATTTTTGGTTGCCAATAGGGACTTAAAGCCGGGCGATGCAATTCTCGTGGACACGCCGCTAGTCTTCGGACCTAAGCCTTACAAAACTGACGAAGGGCCTTTTTCCTGTGTGGGGTGCAGCAA AGTTTTATTGGCGATAACTTGCCTCTGCCCACAATGCGGCTGGCCGGCTTGCAGTGTGGAGTGCGACGGTCTTACATGTCCCCAAATACATGGGCTAGAATgccagattttgaagctcagacCTCGCAGACCAGACGAGTCAGAATATGAATATTTCAG GTTCGACATTCTGATAGTTTTAAGAGCGCTTTTCCTACAAAAaactaacaagaaaaaatgggaaatgcTCTTGAATCTTGAGGATCATTTAGATGATAGGGGGCCCGAgagtaaagtttttaa GGCAGTGAGGGACAAAGTGACTTATATCCATGATAACTACATAGTGGCTTTGAAAGAATACGAGTCTGAATCGGGCGAGTCTATTTTGCCCCATGTTTCAACTGATATTATGCACAAAATTTATGCAACTTTGGACGTAAATGCCACAGAAATTAACGATCTCTTTGACGCGTTCGTGCTCTATCCCATAGCTAGTTTATTGGAACATGATTGCACTCCAAATACTTGTCAAACCATTGACGAAAAACATGGTTTTAAGATAACTTTTAG AGCGGCAATGCCGATAATGAAAGGAGAACACATCACAACTACgtatacaaatattttatggggGACTCAAGAAAGAAGGAAGCAccttaaagaaacaaaatatttcacttGCTCTTGTAAAAGGTGTGCGGATCCCACTGAATTTGAGACATACTTCAG TGCGCTAATTTGCCTAGGAACGGAAGATGACTCCTGCAAAGGAATCCAACTGCCCACAAATCCACTGGACGATAACACTTTTTGGATCTGTAACAAATGTGGCATTAAACTGCCCAATAAAGAAGTCGGAAATTTCGTGGAACATCTCAGCAAAGAAGTAAGCAAGGAAACTGAAAAGAAACCCAACATGGAAGAGTTGGAAGAGTTCCTGGGCAAACTGGAAGTTTTTCTGCATCCCAATCACCATCTCGTTTACGCCATAAAACACACTTTGGTTCAATCATACAGGATCGAGGATGAAATAGAAATCTCGAATAAATTTCTAGATGATAAGTTGAAATTATGCCAAGAGTTGATCGATacaacaagaaaaattgacCCTGGCAACGCCAG GCTCGCTCTATATTTGACTGTTCTTTTAAACGAGCAGTTTCTTGCTAGGTTCAAATCACTAGCAAGAAACTTTAGTTCAGAAGACAAAGATTCGTATTCAACTAAGATAGAAGAAGTCTTGACTATAGTAGCTGAGGCCAAGGATTCATTGAAATACGAACGGCAGTCTGAGACTGGAGAGAAACTGCTTCAAGCCGTGGAAGCTAATGAAATGCGGTTTAAGAAATGGCTAGAAGAGAACGTTTCCGCCCGTACAGAATtggtaaaatga